DNA from Nymphaea colorata isolate Beijing-Zhang1983 chromosome 4, ASM883128v2, whole genome shotgun sequence:
gtcgcatagaaaaaaaattctaactccACCCTGAATCCACCCTTCTTGTTCAGTCTGGCACTGCACTTCAACTCGACATCCCCATTAATATCAACTCGCACTGGAATTCCAGTGAATATTTTTGTTGCATCTCATTCAAACCGATTGGCccattatttatatttaaaatatcattGTTAAAATCATCGATTGGGCCGGTCAGCTGGTCACACTAATTACGGGGTGACGTGCCAAGTTTTAATTATTACTTTTTTTGTGCCAAgttttaattattaatttttctacatgtttttaaattttatttagataTGTATTTTTAAGGTAAATTTCTAGTATCTTTGACCAATTTAAAACCGCTCTGGTTCACAAAtggattttatatttttgtaacATGGAAGATGTGGTCATGAGCTGGTTGTTTGTTATGAGTCCTTTTATCATCTTTAAGGGTATACACGCAATGACACAAATGCAAAGATTAGAATATTTCATTTCAATAAAAAGGTTGCCTTAACTTAACTCTGTTTtgcaaaataaataataaataaaacaaactgAAGATTACCTTTCAATAAAAAAGGTCCATTAAGTGTTAAATGGACAAATTTATCACTGAAAATACACCAcacaaatatgtatataaagttaattttgaccatttttgttttataacacatttttttcatctttaatattttattaaaaatcaCACTGAGAAGAAGACTAATTAAAATAAAACCGgacctttttttaaaattggattTGATAGCCGTTTCATTTTATacacttttaaaatatatacttatatatatatttacattcaACTTGTTTACACAAACACTTAAAAAAGCATCGTACATGTATGTGTCACGAcagaattttttaattttttagcgtatattttgatattttttaataatttttatttttaaatataaatgatatattttcatatttgagcatatatatatatatgtataagaaaataataattttaatgtaAGTTgctataatattttaaaatcaaataatttgaaCTTCTGAAACACATTCTAGAACAAGAGATTTTTATGTTGGGTTCTATATTTTGATCACGTGGGGACAACGTTAAAGGTGGAAGCTGTTGGAAAACgatttaaagtttaaattcGAAAGCAGTTTAACTCATAAATTTAACGTCAAAAATTAATCTGATATATTTAAAGTAAAAGTTCATTGCGTACGTTCGTGTCAGTAGAAAGGGACAAATTTTTACGTCTGCCTTGCAAGCCATAACGAATAACCTCGCGGTTCATACAGCACATataagttaaagaaaaaaattaagcagTGTAGATTTTCATATAGTTTTACTTTGGCAGTtaacacttcttttttttttagtttttcatttaaaaattattagTAAGTTATTTTAGAATAACAAAAACTTATTGTGTTAAAACCGGCCTATACGAAtttatatttcttgtttttttctttaaaggaatttaacatattttaaattatttttaattcgAAAACAGAACTAATTTGAGACGCTCAAATAATATAAAAGGCACTGATGAACGAATTGAACAGACGTGTAGGGGGGTATTTGTTAAATATTGAAAGTCACGGGGATGAAATTAGAAGAAACGTGGTTTTATGAAcagataaattaaaaaaatagaaaaaattgagGTTGCGCTTTAAGCTGGGGTCGATTTGACGGGGACGCGTGGGCCCACGGCTCCTCTTGCTCCTACAAATGCACGCCTTCCGCCTGGCGgcctctcctcctctcttctctcccttcttcttcctcctctaaTTTGGGACCCTTTCTGCTAAATCTGGCGGTTCCTGCGTTTCCAAATCGTTGTCATCTCCGAGCGCCTTCTGGTGCGTGTGGCGTTCTGGGCGATCGTTATCGAtatttctcctcctcctctttctttgtttcttcttcttattccttGCTCGATTCATTCTTCAATCGGAGGGCTGGAGATTTCTGGTTTTTAAGGGCTTCGATGTCCTGGCATCTCTTTCCTgtgaaagggaaggagggagggagggagggggaggtTGGAGAGGTATGAGGCTCCTCGGCGAGTCCGTTATGGTATCGCCGAGGATCTCCGTTGGCCATGATTGGAACGCCGTCAAGATCGACGCTGTGGCTGAGCCGCTCAAGGTTCCCTACAGGAACGACGGTGAATGGGGggagaaggaggagaggaacGGGGGATTGTATTCCCTGGGCATGGGCCACGtgccttctcttccttctcaGCAGAAGCCCGTCGTCGTCGTAGGATACGCCCTCACAGCGAAGAAGATCAAGAGCTTCTTGCGCCCCACATTTGAGGCGTTAGCAAGGTTTtctttggatgatttttttgtgtcgtttattaaaattttctgcgtcttcttcttcattttgtgGATGCCAAGTCATTTCTTCCTCTTAATTTGATTGGTTTGCTTGAGATTGGTTTTCTTGCTAATTTCTCCTGTTCGGGATCTCTTTTTATGAAATCCCGTGTTCTCTAATGAAATTTGCATGCTGACTGCTATCTCCTCCATATTTTGCGAATGTAAAAAAAGAATGTGCGAATACTTTGATGCGGTCAATATATGCTTCGGCTGATTCTCTCTCTGACAAGATGTCCTTGTCCGTGAATTTTGTGCTCATCTAAATCTTTGAATGCCCAGTTTGTTGCTGCAATTTTATATTGGAATTTTCATCTTGAATAAGGGAAGCTGTTTGACTACGTAAGGTATAAAAGAGGTTCCAAGGAACATCATTTTTTCTGGTTGACGTTGATTAACTTGATTCTACTGGTTCAAGTCCCTGTACGTACATAAAGTTCTTAGTCTGAGCCCTGCAAAAGCCTGAGTGTCATGTTCTAGCAACTTTCTCCCCATCTCTTGTGGCATAAAAAACAAGGAATGTGTTCATTGTGAGTTGCAAATCTATATACAGGGAATTATGATGGATCACGATGCGAGAAACTGTCATTCTCCTAGTCACTGAGATTGTAgcaaccaaatccaaatcttcTTCGCCCATTATTGACTTTTGAAACTACTATCACAGTCCGTGCACAAGACAAAGTGGAGTCTTCACTTTTGCTCTATGCTGATGATCGGATAAGAATACTTGCAGCATCGTTCTCATTTTGCCTAGATTAGTGGCGGAATGATGCAAGTGAAATGCTTTCGTCCATGCCACGTGCTGCTCGAGAAGAGGATGTTGATGTGATTTACACAGTTTCGttatgtggttttttttttttttgttatttcgaTTTCTTGTTCTTATTAAAGTGTACCTTGGCATTTTGCTTATTCTGAGCTATTACCTGTTTACCATTTTTTATCctctgttgtttcttttttaatgtttgtgtaTGCATTATAtctgtatgtgtgtgcgtgtcttttcttttccttttcctctctcgTTGCTTTATAGTATTTATTTCATTTGACACAGGATGAAAGGGTATAGTAGTCGCAAACTTAAATGAAAGTTGATGAACATCAGAAGAATGGTACTGTAACAGTAGACAATGAATAGGTGGGCCAGgagttaatatttttttcccaatGGTGTCAGAGCATGAGCTTTGAAAGCAATAGCCCTTCAACAATTCGTTGTTGATCGTGAGTCTGCATGAGGAATCCATCAAGGCTAATATGACCCAACCTACTTATGAGAAGGCTGTCATTTCCAAAGTCCATGCTTCTCTGACAccatttggggaaaaaaaatcaactttgtGCTTTCTACTCGTTCTTTACTTACTCCCATAATTGTCATTGGTTGTATGGTGTTCTATCTcatttctccatttcttttcctgaTTTTTATCTCCTACGCATATTATGTCGGGAACTAGCTCATGCTAAAAGATTTAGTTACTGAACTTGTCTTCTTATTTACTGTTTGAGTATGGCTCATTAaggatgaaaattttattgaatACATTTCTTTTCAATTCTTAAATGATAATCATGGGTATTACCTTTAAGTCATGCAGGAAGAATGGAATAGTGTTTGTTGCTATAGATCAGAGCCAATCTCTTTTGGATCAAGGCCCATTTGATATAATCTTGCACAAGGTTTCCAACTTCCTCCATCATGTTTCCCTCCAATTCTTTCTACCGatattctttccattttttatttgatgttatttttagtatgttcataacttcatatatTGGTAAGCAGTTAGAAATAGAATTGCCTTTTAATGGTGACTCattctttggattttttcttgtatatccatttcttcttattgggttctttttatttctctacAGTTATCTGGAAAGGAATGGTATCAAGTTCTAGAGGTTGGTATGCTTACCACCTGTTGTGTATCTGTTACTGTTATGCCCATGTTCCTCATGCCATTTACATTCTTAACGTGTATGGCTATTTTGTGGTGTGTGTTCATCTTCTGTGTGATGTCACTCTAGTAAGATATAATCCATGATGGATTAACTACTAAGCTTATAGTTCCAACAAGCATCTCTTAGAGgcttaaagtaaaaaaaaaaaactctcttcTGCCTTATCAATATATAGAATGGTTTCTCTCTGACCTTTCCAGCATTATGACTAGATACCTAAGATTGTTATCTAAATTCTAAATAATTATGGTCTCTGATATTTGCATGATCTTGCCTGCTAAGATCTTGCTTGCTTTTATCTaagttttttactttctttgtcGTGCTGCAAAAGATTTGAAGAGAATGTGTTCAATTTCTCTCCTGTAAATTATTCAACCTACCTCCTGCTAGGCTGACACACTTATTGCAATGAGTTAAAGGAAGAAAAGTGCTCATAAAGGCAATATACAAAAACCTCAATATCTATACTAGAATCAGCAAAAACAATATCCAGCATCTGTGAGAAATCAACAATTAAAAATGCTGCTTCGCATGAAGAGGAATACATTTTTAATAGTAATAAactaataataattaataagtTGTTGTTACGTGCTCTTTTGtccaaaaaaacttgttttgttCTAATTATCTTCTGAAGCCAAAAGAACAACAATCTAAGGTGTAAATGCATGAGTAATTGATACAAGGAAGATGCATGTTACTAAAAGGATGAAGCAAATGACATAAAAGTAGTACCAGACTACCAGCAAATTTTCACTGATAGTTTATATTCAGCATCTCAACTTCTCTGAGGTTGTCTTTTTACACATACAAAGACTCAGTTGATGAACGTGAAAATGTTATGGAGTTAACCTATTGAAGGAAATCCATAAAGACtacaatttttgcaaaaaaagatatatattaGCTTTAAGTTCTTTATGTGGAAGTAGGAAATTATATCACATGGATGCAGCATTTCTGCACCTGCATTGATGCAACACTGGTGTCGATGCAGGTGCTGCTGCGGCTTAGATGTGTCAATGGGTATCCAGCAAGCAGGAGTAGGAGGCGGTGAACCTGCCTGTAGGAGAAGGGACTAATGGCACCCTGATGGGGCTTTGGGCCCATGGTCAGCAGGTgtaaagagagggagggaggggtaAAACTTAAAAGCCTAAGAGGGTGTTTGAGTGGCAGAAGTGAATATCTGAGATGGGCATTTTGACTGGACTGTGCTCCCTGTTCAGATTTCAGACATGGTAGAAAATGTCTTCTCGTATCCAAGATGTTCTGTTTTTTCAGTTCTTTTCTTGCTCCACTGGGCCTGGAGGTGCAAAAAAATAATGGAGGAGAACATTTTGGACATTTTGACTGAGATTTTCCCCTGTATGCTTTCAAACACGACCCAACTCTTAAAGCATTTGAAGTTAACACTTTTTTACTTGGATgatattctccatattcttcAACCCTTTACAGCGATTGAAAATATATTAACAGTGCATAAACCTTTGGTAaggttttcatatatataatttgaatctATTGGTAGTGGAGCACAGTGGACAATCTGGGACCGATGACTTTACCAACTTACCAAGACATAAGAGTGATATTTTTAGTGATTTCCAGCTAGTGGCTCAATGAAGAGCGTAAACTTGTGATTCCACGAGGTTTGACAAAGTAATATAAGTATACCCTGTTAGAAAATCTATAATGTTAAGCTAATAGCACAGCTAGTCAAAATCATCCAAGGAAAAAGGTTGAATTATGCAGGATTCGGCCTACACAATTAGGATGCATGTAAGCTAAAGAAATATCTGAACTCTGAAGGTGCATTTGGGTGAGTTTTTAGAAGACTAGCTGTAATGTTTGATAGGCATTACTAAAGGAAGTAAATAGATAGGAACTACATCAATAGTCACATTGACCACACCATACTTGGGATGTGCCTCTGCAGTGCCGTCATTACACTCTGCAGCTTGTATGATACCCCTAATATAGATGTCTTGATAGGGAGTTAGCTTCCAAAATGCTCTCTTGGTAGGTCCTTTCTAAAGTTTCTGGTCAGTAATATCTGCTGTGTGCTCATGCAGAAGCGTCTATGCTAATGGGAATAACCTATTTTGGGATACCATTTATATTGGTAATCTGGAACTTTGATGTAACCATTTGTTAAAGCTGAgcagaataaaaaagaaatccaatttATTTGTGTTTTCTGTTGGTGGCTGGTGGATATATTGATCTCCTGTCTGAGTTATTGCCTGTTCTCCTAGTTCCACATAGAAATTGGGAGTGCCCTTAACCGGTTTAATCTGCTTTCAGGAATACAGGAAAAAGCACCCTGAGGTCATCATCCTTGACCCTCCTTATGCCATTGAACATTTACATAATCGCCAATCAATGCTCCAGGATGTGGCTGATTTGAACTTGTGTGACCAGAATGGTAATTCTGCCATTATCATCTAGATGGATATGTTTATTACAAGCTATCCTTCAAAACTTGATGCAAATTCTGGGGAAATATGTGGCATAGTGCTTCTGAGAGTGCAGATTATGGATcgttgaaattaaaaataagaatcattttatatgtttgtcTCCTTAACCTAATTGTATTTCTATTTGTTGCAGGCAAAATTGGTGTTCCCAGGCAGTTAACCATATATGGAGATCCAGCTTCAATTCCTGATGCAGTAAACAGAGCTGG
Protein-coding regions in this window:
- the LOC116252853 gene encoding inositol-tetrakisphosphate 1-kinase 3-like, with product MRLLGESVMVSPRISVGHDWNAVKIDAVAEPLKVPYRNDGEWGEKEERNGGLYSLGMGHVPSLPSQQKPVVVVGYALTAKKIKSFLRPTFEALARKNGIVFVAIDQSQSLLDQGPFDIILHKLSGKEWYQVLEEYRKKHPEVIILDPPYAIEHLHNRQSMLQDVADLNLCDQNGKIGVPRQLTIYGDPASIPDAVNRAGLRLPLVAKPLVVDGTAKSHELSLAYDQSSLSKLEPPLVLQEFVNHGGVLFKVYIVGETIKVVRRFSLPDVEDSETLHNVGVIQFPRVSSSAASADNAELDPCVSELPPLSLLEKLGRELRHRLGLQLFNIDIIREHGTRDCYFVIDINYFPGFGKMPEYEQVFTGFLLSLGQSKMTRCPAGNG